In one window of Armatimonadota bacterium DNA:
- a CDS encoding glycoside hydrolase family 99-like domain-containing protein has translation MRRSLSAVLTICHAAVLTGALAALLSAPGAWGDGPAQACPNPSFGEGLAYWRISPASASVRVVRASGRETGRAAVEMDARWSSHEAGIISDTFAVEPLTPYRLGGQVKRIAGDGRYKISLEWLDADGNHLGYENSWTGVLLGREWEHHAVEVVSPEAARAARILAGVEPGCAGMMTRFELTPLPERGANLSIDIFPEPTPAGGEGGAGGAGLGIRIENRGAARVESATVEIELPAGLRSIDDLVFPTGKLSYGDAFVTRLPLLGAPENPEAPIRCTVRARADGAVRTFDQLTRPFVTAAEEIETATADLWPPIAPATEFRLGCYYFPVMLDWDRAGLGVRRAEHFEPLLGYYDEASPEVADWHIHWAVEHGISFFVFDWYYNQGMLYLNDALERGFLRSRFADRMQFCVDWCNEGQCTEFKPLDFSHDSLAGFMRTLCERCFRYPNYLRVEGKPVVLIHVPARIANAHGGWNGCRAALDRMREIAREYGHPGVYFVAVQNNPWLLDYAAGGFDCVTAYTYGSCDVPLDFATASLPYGALMPRHRECFALARERAHDQGLDYIPCAWIGWDDAGRSGDRAVRTAGNTPAAFRRMLDMLPRFVDRRPGLALFEAWNEWGEGGAAEPGLQYGFGYLNAVRDALTMGRGPHRVPIPSQTDRQRFATAVTFEHVNDRYYRRYSAELGLRRGLAMDFESVHDLWLRPGNDVAGIRIERGRLRGRSTGNDPILLGPPTMGLPAQHAQRVVLRMNVSAGRQGQLFWTTGGDRAWSEGHSVRFDVIADGRMHEYVLDVANHPRWSGTIRQFRFDPTDAPAEIGIDYFGTIPFANADDPAKKPRGDGRREASP, from the coding sequence ATGCGCAGGTCCCTTTCCGCCGTCTTGACGATTTGTCACGCCGCCGTCCTGACAGGCGCGCTGGCGGCTCTTTTGTCTGCGCCCGGCGCCTGGGGCGACGGTCCCGCGCAGGCCTGCCCGAATCCGAGCTTCGGCGAAGGCCTTGCGTACTGGCGAATTTCACCGGCGTCGGCCTCGGTGCGGGTGGTTCGCGCTTCCGGCCGCGAGACAGGCCGCGCGGCCGTTGAGATGGACGCCCGATGGTCCTCGCACGAGGCGGGCATCATCTCCGACACATTCGCGGTCGAGCCGCTGACTCCGTATCGCCTTGGCGGACAGGTGAAGCGGATCGCGGGCGACGGGCGGTACAAGATCTCTCTAGAGTGGCTGGACGCCGACGGCAATCATCTGGGCTATGAGAACTCCTGGACCGGTGTCCTGCTGGGGCGGGAGTGGGAGCATCACGCCGTCGAGGTCGTGTCGCCCGAGGCCGCGCGCGCCGCGAGGATCCTCGCCGGTGTGGAGCCCGGTTGCGCGGGCATGATGACGCGATTCGAGCTGACGCCGCTCCCCGAACGAGGCGCCAATCTCTCGATTGACATCTTCCCCGAACCGACGCCCGCCGGCGGCGAGGGCGGCGCCGGCGGCGCCGGCCTTGGAATCCGCATCGAGAATCGCGGCGCTGCGCGCGTGGAAAGCGCCACGGTCGAGATCGAGCTGCCCGCGGGGCTGCGTTCCATCGACGACCTCGTCTTCCCGACAGGGAAGCTGTCGTACGGGGATGCTTTTGTCACGCGGCTTCCGCTGCTCGGCGCGCCGGAGAACCCCGAGGCGCCGATTCGATGCACGGTGCGCGCCCGCGCCGACGGGGCCGTGCGCACGTTCGACCAACTGACGAGGCCCTTCGTCACGGCCGCCGAGGAGATCGAGACAGCGACCGCAGACTTGTGGCCGCCGATTGCGCCCGCCACGGAGTTCCGGCTGGGGTGCTACTACTTCCCGGTGATGCTCGACTGGGACCGGGCCGGTCTGGGTGTCCGCCGCGCGGAGCACTTCGAACCGCTCCTGGGCTATTACGACGAGGCATCACCCGAGGTCGCCGACTGGCACATCCACTGGGCGGTCGAGCATGGCATCTCCTTCTTCGTCTTCGACTGGTACTACAATCAGGGCATGCTCTACCTGAATGATGCCCTGGAACGCGGCTTTCTGCGCAGCCGGTTCGCGGATCGGATGCAATTCTGCGTTGACTGGTGCAACGAAGGGCAGTGTACGGAGTTCAAGCCGCTGGACTTCTCACACGATTCCCTTGCGGGCTTCATGCGTACGTTGTGCGAACGCTGCTTCCGTTACCCGAACTACCTGCGTGTCGAAGGGAAGCCCGTCGTGTTGATCCACGTGCCGGCGAGGATTGCGAACGCGCACGGAGGGTGGAACGGCTGTCGCGCCGCGCTGGATCGCATGCGGGAGATCGCCCGTGAGTACGGGCACCCGGGCGTCTATTTCGTGGCGGTTCAAAACAATCCATGGCTCCTCGACTACGCCGCCGGGGGGTTCGATTGCGTCACTGCCTATACGTACGGGTCGTGCGACGTGCCGCTCGACTTCGCCACCGCGTCGCTGCCGTACGGCGCCCTCATGCCTCGCCACCGCGAGTGCTTCGCGCTCGCCCGCGAGCGCGCGCACGACCAGGGCCTCGATTACATCCCATGCGCCTGGATCGGCTGGGACGACGCGGGGCGCTCGGGCGACCGCGCCGTCCGCACTGCGGGGAACACGCCCGCGGCCTTTCGCCGCATGCTCGACATGCTGCCGCGCTTCGTGGATCGTCGGCCCGGGCTTGCGCTGTTCGAGGCGTGGAACGAGTGGGGCGAGGGCGGGGCGGCGGAGCCGGGGCTTCAGTACGGATTCGGGTATCTCAATGCAGTGCGCGACGCGCTCACGATGGGCCGCGGGCCGCACCGCGTGCCGATACCCAGCCAGACAGACCGTCAACGCTTCGCGACTGCGGTAACGTTTGAGCACGTCAACGACCGCTACTACCGCCGCTACTCGGCCGAACTCGGCCTCAGGCGAGGATTGGCGATGGATTTCGAATCGGTTCACGACTTGTGGCTGCGGCCGGGCAATGATGTGGCGGGCATCCGCATCGAGCGAGGTCGTCTCCGCGGACGAAGCACCGGGAATGATCCCATCCTGCTGGGCCCGCCAACCATGGGGCTGCCCGCGCAGCACGCCCAGCGAGTCGTGCTTAGGATGAACGTCAGCGCGGGGCGCCAGGGGCAGTTGTTCTGGACGACCGGCGGGGATCGCGCCTGGAGTGAAGGGCACAGCGTACGATTCGACGTCATCGCGGACGGACGGATGCATGAGTACGTGCTGGATGTGGCGAACCATCCGCGCTGGTCGGGGACGATTCGACAGTTCCGGTTCGACCCGACCGACGCGCCTGCGGAGATCGGGATCGACTACTTTGGGACGATCCCGTTCGCCAACGCCGACGACCCGGCGAAGAAGCCGCGCGGGGACGGGCGACGGGAGGCGTCTCCATGA
- a CDS encoding creatininase family protein: MPRKVRYEEMLPHEIVEARTACPVAYVPLGGVEWHGEHNCVGLDTVKMHALAMKCAEAHGGLVMPALFFGEPRESHLMEATSGDVARIAEKMGLPAENFAPGYMHATRVEEDERYLRLLLHVLFQMQSLGFRAVVLMAGHYPLLRHARAAVEMYHSQGTCRVWACTGYELVRDEIPDAGDHAAAWETSLMLALRPDLVDLSRLPAGDDLGDLVGVGGRDPRKFASEEYGRKGVEAVVRRVGGKVKELLA, translated from the coding sequence GTGCCCAGGAAAGTACGCTACGAGGAGATGCTGCCGCACGAAATCGTCGAGGCGAGGACCGCGTGCCCGGTCGCCTATGTGCCGCTCGGCGGCGTCGAGTGGCACGGGGAGCACAACTGCGTCGGGCTTGACACGGTGAAGATGCACGCGCTGGCGATGAAGTGCGCCGAGGCCCACGGCGGTCTCGTCATGCCGGCGCTGTTCTTCGGCGAGCCGCGCGAAAGCCATCTCATGGAGGCGACGAGCGGCGACGTAGCTCGCATCGCCGAGAAGATGGGCCTACCCGCCGAGAACTTCGCACCGGGCTACATGCACGCTACGCGCGTGGAGGAGGACGAAAGGTATCTTCGTCTCCTGCTGCATGTCCTGTTTCAGATGCAGAGCCTCGGGTTCCGCGCCGTCGTGCTGATGGCAGGGCACTATCCGCTGCTCAGGCACGCCCGTGCGGCGGTGGAGATGTACCATTCACAGGGCACATGTCGCGTGTGGGCGTGCACGGGTTACGAGTTGGTGCGGGACGAGATCCCGGATGCGGGCGATCATGCCGCTGCGTGGGAGACATCGCTGATGTTGGCGCTGCGGCCGGATCTGGTGGACCTGAGCCGGCTGCCGGCGGGCGACGATCTGGGCGATCTCGTCGGCGTCGGCGGGCGCGACCCGCGCAAGTTCGCTTCCGAGGAGTACGGCCGGAAGGGCGTCGAAGCCGTCGTGCGACGGGTGGGGGGCAAAGTGAAGGAGTTGCTGGCGTAG